One Oncorhynchus keta strain PuntledgeMale-10-30-2019 chromosome 23, Oket_V2, whole genome shotgun sequence DNA segment encodes these proteins:
- the mbd3a gene encoding LOW QUALITY PROTEIN: methyl-CpG-binding domain protein 3a (The sequence of the model RefSeq protein was modified relative to this genomic sequence to represent the inferred CDS: inserted 1 base in 1 codon; deleted 1 base in 1 codon; substituted 2 bases at 2 genomic stop codons), translated as MERKSDPGKRFLSKPQLARYLGNTIXVHAIEPRAGRMLMNKLQRNRRKHRYDNNHQIKVKPDLNTTLPVRXTAXYHPSNKVKTDPHKAVDQPRQLFWERKLSGLSAFEIAEELVKTMDLPRGLQGVGAVCSDKTLLSAISSALHTSPNPVTGQLNAAVEKNPGVWLNTAQPLCKAFMVTDDDVRKQEDLVHNVRRVEEALMADMLVHIEESTNKADALKKAQTEQEDKEGV; from the exons ATGGAGAGAAAAAG TGACCCTGGAAAGAGATTCCTGAGCAAGCCCCAGCTAGCTCGTTACCTGGGCAACACCATTTAGGTGCATGCCATTGAACCCCGTGCAGGAAGGATGCTCATGAATAAGCTTCAAAGGAACCGGCGCAAGCATCGCTATGACAACAACCATCAGATCAAG GTTAAGCCGGACCTGAACACGACCTTACCAGTCAGATAGACAG TATATCACCCTAGCAACAAAGTGAAGACAGACCCCCACAAGGCTGTCGACCAACCaagacag CTGTTTTGGGAGAGGAAGCTGAGTGGTCTGAGTGCGTTTGAAATTGCAGAAGAGCTGGTGAAAACCATGGACCTTCCCAGGGGCCTACAGG GTGTTGGGGCTGTGTGTTCAGACAAGACCTTGCTCTCAGCAATCTCCAGCGCCCTGCACACCAGCCCCAACCCTGTCACTGGTCAGCTGAACGCAGCTGTGGAGAAGAACCCTGGGGTATGGCTCAACACCGCCCAGCCGCTCTGCAAGGCCTTCATGGTTACCGATGACGACGTCCG GAAGCAGGAGGACCTGGTCCACAAtgtgaggagggtggaggaa GCTCTGATGGCGGACATGTTGGTTCACATAGAGGAATCCACCAATAAGGCAGATGCTCTGAAGAAGGCGCAAACCGAGCAGGAGGACAAGGAGGGCGTATAG